A region of Pyxidicoccus parkwaysis DNA encodes the following proteins:
- the mrdA gene encoding penicillin-binding protein 2, with the protein MTPPTLGNTTPGRELKRRFLWLGLAMSLGLGLLSIQLYRLQITRGEEYSAKSVANFVKEVRLRADRGVIKDARGTILVDSRPSFDAVITPAFCTDCSEQVIPRLAELLQWDADQRKKVEDLVRTGRRNAPFQPVPVRVDLTRDEFDRIAARRDILDGVEVAPVPHRFYRTNTVLSHVLGYMNEITQEEMERLSADGAKYALGDYIGRRGLERYFEQRLRGTDGVRKEVVNARGQTIDELNVKLGDNSVIPPVAGSNLVLSIDMRLQEEAERAFPGVTGAVVAIDVNTGFIKALVSRPGFDPNLLTGRVTPAQMAMLSRDPLEPMINRVSAEHYSPGSTFKVVTQLAAYKSGAFRPESSVFCPGGYRLGARVWRCHKDSGHGQMDGYNAMKTSCDTWFYKVADTIGLDPIGEMGKALGLGAPTGIDVVAEVPGIMPTSAYHDKASPGGYTKGMALNSAIGQGDDNVTPLQLALVYAAIANGGTLFKPQLVQRLENLDGQVVQEFKPEIVRKVDIPPAHRQAVIEGLVKVAQEPGGTAYRARMAGLADKNMQVAAKTGTAQVARLGTVRVKTQQMSFFERDHAWFAGFAPADKPELAIVVLNEHGGHGGADAAPTAMAVIQKYFELKKLDATAPPPRPNQPYTPSLSRAPSPDEAALTRGVVPPANLPGDDEDVKIATPN; encoded by the coding sequence GTGACGCCTCCCACGCTGGGCAACACGACGCCGGGCCGCGAGCTCAAGCGGCGCTTCCTGTGGCTGGGCCTCGCCATGTCGCTGGGCCTGGGCCTGTTGTCCATCCAGCTCTACCGGCTGCAAATCACGCGCGGCGAGGAGTACTCCGCCAAGAGCGTGGCCAACTTCGTGAAGGAGGTGCGGCTGCGCGCCGACCGCGGCGTCATCAAGGACGCGCGCGGCACCATCCTGGTGGACAGCCGTCCGTCCTTCGACGCCGTCATCACCCCGGCCTTCTGCACGGACTGCTCCGAGCAGGTGATTCCGCGCCTGGCGGAGCTGCTCCAGTGGGACGCGGACCAGCGCAAGAAGGTGGAGGACCTGGTGCGCACCGGCCGGCGCAACGCGCCCTTCCAGCCGGTGCCGGTGCGCGTGGACCTCACGCGTGACGAGTTCGACCGCATCGCCGCCCGCCGCGACATCCTCGACGGCGTCGAGGTGGCGCCCGTCCCGCACCGCTTCTACCGGACCAACACGGTGCTGTCGCACGTGCTGGGCTACATGAACGAAATCACCCAGGAGGAGATGGAGCGGCTCAGCGCCGACGGCGCGAAGTACGCCCTGGGCGACTACATCGGTCGGCGCGGCCTGGAGCGCTACTTCGAGCAGCGCCTGCGCGGCACGGACGGTGTGCGCAAGGAAGTGGTGAACGCGCGCGGCCAGACGATTGACGAGCTCAACGTCAAGCTGGGCGACAACTCGGTGATTCCGCCCGTCGCGGGCAGCAACCTGGTGCTGTCCATCGACATGCGCTTGCAGGAGGAGGCGGAGCGCGCCTTCCCGGGTGTGACGGGCGCGGTGGTGGCCATCGACGTCAACACCGGCTTCATCAAGGCGCTGGTGTCCCGGCCCGGCTTCGACCCCAACCTGCTCACCGGCCGCGTGACGCCGGCGCAGATGGCCATGCTGTCCAGAGACCCGCTGGAGCCCATGATCAACCGCGTGTCCGCCGAGCACTACAGCCCGGGCTCCACGTTCAAGGTCGTCACCCAGCTGGCGGCGTACAAGTCCGGTGCCTTCCGTCCCGAGTCGTCGGTGTTCTGCCCCGGCGGCTACCGGCTGGGCGCGCGCGTGTGGCGCTGCCACAAGGACAGCGGCCACGGGCAGATGGACGGCTACAACGCGATGAAGACGTCCTGCGACACCTGGTTCTACAAGGTGGCGGACACCATCGGCCTGGACCCGATTGGAGAGATGGGCAAGGCGCTGGGCCTGGGTGCGCCCACCGGCATCGACGTGGTGGCGGAAGTCCCGGGCATCATGCCGACGAGCGCATACCACGACAAAGCCTCGCCCGGCGGCTACACCAAGGGCATGGCGCTCAACAGCGCCATCGGCCAGGGTGATGACAACGTCACTCCGTTGCAGCTGGCACTGGTGTACGCGGCGATTGCCAATGGCGGCACGCTCTTCAAGCCGCAGTTGGTGCAGCGGCTGGAGAACCTGGATGGCCAGGTGGTGCAGGAGTTCAAGCCCGAAATCGTGCGCAAGGTGGACATCCCTCCCGCGCACCGTCAGGCGGTGATTGAGGGCCTGGTGAAGGTGGCGCAGGAGCCGGGCGGCACGGCCTACCGCGCACGCATGGCGGGCCTGGCGGACAAGAACATGCAGGTGGCCGCGAAGACGGGCACCGCGCAGGTGGCGCGGCTGGGCACGGTGCGCGTGAAGACGCAGCAGATGAGCTTCTTCGAGCGAGACCACGCCTGGTTCGCTGGCTTCGCCCCGGCGGACAAGCCGGAGCTCGCCATCGTGGTTCTCAACGAGCACGGTGGCCACGGCGGCGCGGACGCGGCGCCCACGGCCATGGCCGTCATCCAGAAGTACTTCGAGTTGAAGAAGCTGGACGCCACGGCTCCGCCGCCGCGTCCCAACCAGCCCTACACGCCGTCCCTCTCACGCGCGCCGAGTCCCGACGAGGCGGCGCTGACGCGGGGCGTGGTGCCTCCGGCCAACCTGCCGGGTGACGACGAGGATGTGAAGATTGCAACTCCGAATTGA
- a CDS encoding polyphosphate kinase 2 family protein has product MSLRDVDLSVAVEDDEAYEKELETLQERAFELQIQTFLAKRRAVLVFEGWDASGKGGAIRRLTSLMDPRGYKVWPIGAPSEEEKRHHYLWRFWSRTPGSGEVCVFDRSWYGRVLVERVEGFARPAEWRRAYTEINAFERTLTDDGVRMAKFFIHIDKKTQLQRFRAREKDPTRRYKLGPDDWRNRSKWKQYEGAIQDMLDHTHRPDAPWHVVSGNDKRHARLEVLRRCVKLLEE; this is encoded by the coding sequence TTGTCTCTTCGTGACGTGGACCTGTCCGTCGCGGTGGAGGACGACGAGGCGTATGAGAAAGAGCTGGAGACGCTGCAGGAGCGCGCCTTCGAACTCCAGATTCAGACGTTCCTGGCGAAGCGGCGGGCGGTGCTCGTCTTCGAGGGCTGGGACGCGTCAGGGAAGGGTGGCGCCATCCGCCGGCTGACGTCGTTGATGGACCCGCGCGGCTACAAGGTCTGGCCCATCGGCGCGCCTTCGGAGGAGGAGAAGCGGCACCATTACCTGTGGCGCTTCTGGTCGAGGACGCCGGGCTCGGGTGAAGTCTGCGTCTTCGACCGGAGCTGGTACGGCCGGGTGCTGGTGGAGCGGGTGGAAGGCTTCGCCCGGCCGGCCGAGTGGCGGCGGGCCTACACGGAAATCAATGCCTTCGAGCGCACCCTCACCGATGACGGCGTGCGCATGGCGAAGTTCTTCATCCACATCGACAAGAAGACGCAGCTGCAGCGCTTCCGCGCGCGGGAGAAGGACCCCACGCGGCGCTACAAGCTGGGGCCGGATGACTGGCGCAACCGCTCGAAGTGGAAGCAATACGAGGGCGCCATCCAGGACATGCTGGACCACACCCACCGGCCGGACGCGCCGTGGCACGTGGTGTCCGGCAACGACAAGCGTCACGCGCGACTGGAGGTGCTGCGCCGCTGCGTGAAGCTGCTGGAGGAGTAG
- the rodA gene encoding rod shape-determining protein RodA has product MVPHIPWGLIVCVLAVCGLGIWNLASASRPPLAPVWSAQMLYLGVGIAAVLVVCLVDYRWIQRMALPIYVLNILALLALRVIGHTAKGAESWFVIGPFRLQPAEFMKIGVVLMLAKVYHDDFRPNEPSYGLVRLWKPLVVVGVPFLLVLVQPDLGTALMIGLSSLTVILFGKVRWYLVATLVAGILAGAIVIWNDYIREVPEPRPTIVRHYLKKHQSQRISGWLDPEADLRGSGYHAAQSKIAVGSGGVSGKGWREGTQTGLRFLPEQHTDFIFSVWAEEHGFVMCTLLLVLYAGIFIFGLGVGFNARDRFGAFVAVGVVAMVFWQVFENIGMVIGLLPVTGITLPLMSYGGSSMLSVMLSIGLLVNISMRRHMF; this is encoded by the coding sequence ATGGTGCCCCACATTCCGTGGGGCCTCATCGTCTGCGTGCTGGCGGTGTGCGGGCTGGGCATCTGGAACCTGGCCTCGGCTTCGCGTCCGCCGCTGGCGCCCGTGTGGTCCGCCCAGATGCTGTACCTGGGCGTGGGCATCGCCGCGGTGCTGGTGGTGTGCCTGGTGGACTACCGGTGGATTCAGCGCATGGCGCTGCCCATCTACGTCCTCAACATCCTCGCGCTGCTCGCGTTGCGCGTCATCGGCCACACCGCGAAGGGCGCCGAGAGCTGGTTCGTCATCGGCCCGTTCCGCCTGCAGCCGGCGGAGTTCATGAAGATTGGCGTGGTGTTGATGCTGGCCAAGGTCTACCACGACGACTTCCGGCCCAATGAGCCGTCCTATGGCCTGGTGCGGCTGTGGAAGCCGCTCGTCGTCGTCGGGGTGCCCTTCCTGCTGGTGCTGGTGCAGCCGGATTTGGGCACCGCGCTGATGATTGGTTTGTCGTCCCTCACCGTCATCCTGTTCGGCAAGGTGCGCTGGTACCTCGTGGCCACGCTGGTGGCGGGCATCCTCGCGGGCGCCATCGTCATCTGGAACGACTACATCCGCGAGGTGCCGGAGCCTCGGCCCACCATCGTCCGGCACTATCTGAAGAAGCATCAGAGCCAGCGCATCTCCGGGTGGTTGGACCCGGAGGCGGATTTGCGCGGCAGCGGCTACCACGCAGCGCAGTCGAAAATCGCCGTGGGCTCGGGCGGCGTCTCCGGCAAGGGCTGGCGCGAGGGCACCCAGACGGGCCTGCGCTTCCTCCCCGAGCAGCACACGGACTTCATCTTCTCCGTGTGGGCCGAGGAGCACGGCTTCGTGATGTGTACGCTGTTGCTGGTGCTCTACGCCGGCATCTTCATCTTCGGGCTGGGCGTGGGCTTCAACGCCCGGGACAGGTTCGGCGCCTTCGTCGCGGTGGGCGTGGTGGCCATGGTGTTCTGGCAGGTCTTCGAGAACATCGGCATGGTGATTGGCCTGCTGCCGGTGACGGGCATCACCCTCCCGCTGATGAGCTACGGCGGCTCCTCCATGCTCTCCGTCATGCTCAGCATTGGCTTGCTGGTGAACATCAGCATGCGCCGACACATGTTCTGA
- a CDS encoding GGDEF domain-containing protein: MKPADLLSAMKRTVEQLAAFNEMAKALTSTLELREVLALVMQKVSSLLLPRNWSLILQDERSGKLYFEIAVGDGAEVLKGLQLNPGEGIAGAVFSSGVARLVHDVGGDPSFAPRFDKASAFHTRSILAVPLLARGRVLGIIELVNGPSDPPFTNEDLTTLTAIADYAAIAIENARNFRRVQELTITDEHTGCYNARHLRALLDHEVKRAARFRHPLSLVFLDLDHFKSINDSHGHLMGSAALKEVGDMLIALGRQNLDAVFRYGGDEFAMLLVETDLDGATLIGQRICEAFRGRSFLQEHGLDARLTASVGVATFPDHSLSALDLIRAADFAMYAAKARGRDGVSIAVPTTPDTGSSDFPAR, from the coding sequence ATGAAGCCCGCAGACCTCCTGTCGGCCATGAAGCGGACGGTGGAGCAGCTCGCGGCCTTCAATGAGATGGCCAAGGCGCTGACGTCCACGCTTGAGCTGCGCGAGGTGCTCGCGCTCGTCATGCAGAAGGTCAGCAGCCTGCTGCTGCCTCGCAACTGGTCCCTCATCCTCCAGGACGAGCGCTCCGGAAAGCTCTACTTCGAAATCGCCGTGGGGGACGGCGCCGAAGTCTTGAAGGGCCTCCAGCTCAACCCGGGCGAGGGCATCGCCGGCGCCGTCTTCTCCTCTGGCGTCGCCCGCCTCGTCCATGACGTGGGCGGAGACCCGAGCTTCGCCCCCCGCTTCGACAAGGCCTCCGCCTTCCACACCCGCTCCATCCTCGCCGTGCCGCTGCTCGCGCGCGGCCGGGTGCTGGGCATCATCGAGCTCGTCAACGGCCCCTCGGACCCGCCCTTCACCAACGAGGACCTCACCACCCTCACCGCCATCGCGGACTACGCGGCGATTGCCATTGAGAACGCGCGCAACTTCCGCCGGGTGCAGGAGCTGACGATTACCGACGAGCACACCGGCTGCTACAACGCCCGGCACCTGCGCGCGCTGCTGGACCACGAGGTGAAGCGCGCCGCGCGCTTCCGCCACCCGCTGTCGCTCGTCTTCTTGGATTTGGACCACTTCAAGAGCATCAACGACAGCCACGGCCACCTGATGGGCAGCGCCGCCCTGAAGGAGGTGGGCGACATGCTCATCGCCCTGGGCCGGCAGAACCTGGACGCCGTCTTCCGCTACGGCGGCGACGAGTTCGCCATGCTGCTGGTGGAGACGGATTTGGACGGCGCGACCCTCATCGGCCAGCGCATCTGCGAGGCCTTCCGCGGGCGTTCCTTCCTCCAGGAGCACGGCCTGGACGCGCGCCTCACCGCCAGCGTCGGCGTGGCCACCTTCCCGGACCACTCCCTGTCCGCGCTGGACCTCATCCGCGCCGCGGACTTCGCCATGTACGCGGCCAAGGCCCGGGGCCGCGACGGCGTCAGCATCGCCGTGCCCACCACGCCGGATACCGGCTCCTCGGACTTCCCCGCGCGCTGA
- a CDS encoding DUF3108 domain-containing protein, whose protein sequence is MRAQSRWGFAAVLAGLVWSATATAQESSANPAFGPGEQSQYRVKYLGVTAGTAQVTVGAPMKQFGEEVWPIIALAKSQDVIGVWPIKDKFVSYWQAAGQRVLGSDLHADENNKRRRQRIKMQPDGKSALVVKQKEGEPPRESTRDLEQGTLDVTGATFALRNRELVVGQDYAYPVFTGSKTFTMRAKVEGREMLNTELGPKEVFKVRVQAEFGGSLTSKRDMFAYFTTDPNHVVVRVEADFALGTMVAEITDYKPGRIMELARAGNDG, encoded by the coding sequence ATGCGTGCGCAGTCCAGGTGGGGGTTCGCGGCGGTGCTGGCGGGCCTGGTGTGGTCGGCAACGGCCACGGCCCAGGAGTCTTCCGCCAATCCGGCCTTCGGCCCCGGTGAGCAATCCCAGTATCGCGTGAAGTACCTCGGCGTGACGGCGGGCACCGCGCAGGTGACGGTGGGCGCGCCCATGAAGCAGTTCGGCGAGGAGGTGTGGCCCATCATCGCCCTGGCGAAGTCGCAGGACGTCATCGGCGTGTGGCCCATCAAGGACAAGTTCGTCTCGTACTGGCAGGCCGCCGGGCAGCGCGTGCTGGGCAGTGACTTGCACGCAGACGAGAACAACAAGCGCCGCCGCCAGCGCATCAAGATGCAGCCGGATGGCAAGAGCGCCCTCGTGGTGAAGCAGAAGGAGGGCGAGCCGCCGCGCGAGTCCACGCGCGACCTGGAGCAGGGCACGCTGGACGTGACGGGCGCCACCTTCGCGCTGCGCAACCGCGAGCTGGTGGTGGGCCAGGACTACGCCTACCCCGTCTTCACGGGCAGCAAGACGTTCACCATGCGCGCCAAGGTGGAAGGGCGCGAGATGCTGAACACGGAGCTGGGACCGAAGGAGGTCTTCAAGGTGCGTGTTCAGGCGGAGTTCGGCGGTAGCCTGACGTCGAAGCGGGACATGTTCGCGTACTTCACCACCGACCCCAACCACGTGGTGGTGCGCGTGGAGGCGGACTTCGCGCTGGGGACGATGGTGGCGGAAATCACCGACTACAAGCCGGGCCGCATCATGGAGCTGGCCCGGGCCGGGAACGACGGGTAG
- a CDS encoding peptidylprolyl isomerase, with amino-acid sequence MDGLNSRKIFSLVFIIGIAVVFTLQFGPGSNGFGGGGATTSPGAVATVNGKEIPMRDFATAWARQMNFLRSQGSPIPESLARQFGMHTQVLDRLVNTELLAQAAERHGITASDEELRKLIHQNPDFQKDGVFDMERYKQVLRDFYRKTPPDFESELRRQLSAQKMLEVVRTNAVVSDDEVRAKFEKEGNQAKVVFARFLPTMYADKVPAPTPAQLADWKKAHEKEIKDYFEANKFVYQQPERIHARQILVKVAPEATAEQKAQAKAKAEALRKQIEGGKDFAAVAKESSEDPGSKARGGDLGWVERGSWEPALADAAFALKAGEVTQPVETKFGVHLVKVEEKQAAQDKQLADVQDEIATTLYKQERAKQQARDEAQKALAAVQGGKTLKELFPPEKEQPALLRFETETRPEAVETDSFTAEGEAVPHLGPAPELVKAVFAASNPQVLGQVFPVGEGFVVAQVTERQKPDAAGFDKRKDALRTQAMQAKQIEVTESFLKALKKTGTVVTNTEVIDQVVGAG; translated from the coding sequence ATGGACGGTCTGAATTCCCGGAAGATCTTCTCCCTGGTGTTCATCATCGGCATCGCGGTGGTGTTCACGCTCCAGTTCGGGCCGGGCAGCAATGGCTTCGGAGGCGGCGGCGCGACGACGTCGCCCGGCGCGGTGGCCACGGTGAACGGCAAGGAAATCCCCATGCGGGACTTCGCCACCGCCTGGGCCCGGCAGATGAACTTCCTGCGCTCGCAGGGCAGCCCCATCCCCGAGTCGCTCGCCCGCCAGTTCGGCATGCACACGCAGGTGCTCGACCGGCTGGTGAACACGGAGCTGCTCGCCCAGGCGGCCGAGCGCCACGGCATCACCGCCTCGGACGAGGAGCTGCGCAAGCTCATCCATCAGAACCCCGACTTCCAGAAGGACGGCGTGTTCGACATGGAGCGCTACAAGCAGGTGCTGCGCGACTTCTACCGGAAGACGCCGCCTGACTTCGAGAGTGAGCTGCGCCGCCAGCTCTCCGCGCAGAAGATGCTGGAGGTGGTGCGCACCAACGCCGTGGTGTCCGACGACGAGGTCCGCGCCAAGTTCGAGAAGGAGGGCAACCAGGCCAAGGTCGTCTTCGCGCGCTTCCTGCCCACCATGTACGCGGACAAGGTGCCCGCCCCCACGCCCGCCCAGCTGGCGGACTGGAAGAAGGCGCATGAGAAGGAGATCAAGGACTACTTCGAGGCCAACAAGTTCGTCTACCAGCAGCCCGAGCGCATCCACGCCCGGCAGATTCTGGTGAAGGTGGCCCCCGAGGCCACGGCCGAGCAGAAGGCCCAGGCGAAGGCGAAGGCCGAGGCGCTGCGCAAGCAGATTGAGGGCGGCAAGGACTTCGCGGCGGTGGCGAAGGAGAGCAGCGAGGACCCGGGCAGCAAGGCACGCGGTGGGGACCTCGGCTGGGTGGAGCGCGGCAGCTGGGAGCCGGCGCTGGCGGACGCGGCCTTCGCGCTGAAGGCGGGCGAGGTGACGCAGCCGGTGGAGACGAAGTTCGGCGTGCACCTGGTGAAGGTGGAGGAGAAGCAGGCCGCCCAGGACAAGCAGCTCGCGGACGTGCAGGACGAGATTGCCACCACGCTCTACAAGCAGGAGCGCGCCAAGCAGCAGGCCCGCGACGAGGCGCAGAAGGCGCTGGCCGCCGTGCAGGGTGGCAAGACGCTGAAGGAGCTCTTCCCGCCGGAGAAGGAGCAGCCGGCCCTGCTGCGCTTCGAGACGGAGACGCGTCCGGAGGCGGTGGAGACGGACAGCTTCACCGCCGAGGGTGAGGCGGTGCCGCACCTGGGCCCCGCGCCCGAGCTGGTGAAGGCCGTGTTCGCGGCCAGCAACCCGCAGGTGCTCGGCCAAGTCTTCCCGGTGGGCGAGGGCTTCGTGGTGGCGCAGGTGACGGAGCGCCAGAAGCCGGACGCCGCGGGCTTCGACAAGCGCAAGGACGCGCTGCGCACCCAGGCCATGCAGGCCAAGCAGATTGAGGTGACGGAGTCCTTCCTCAAGGCCCTGAAGAAGACGGGCACGGTGGTGACGAACACCGAGGTCATCGACCAGGTGGTGGGCGCGGGGTAG
- a CDS encoding PilZ domain-containing protein, with product MQRKVAQKGSVTVAAVTEVAAKDMRPALGVGALSARQTTVAPPLIEMNQGEAEHRQFPRAQLATRFEVWVDGEGGPRFSASLTSINVSVSGAFLESTFYLPLGTVLAVRFSLEPGASPVLARAEIVREERDNGAGGRSGFGIRFLDFSGQTEVALARLFVGMRLRAFAEEYLKSQRARSLPNELERVVDVLAAWELLKATTSAADPWQGG from the coding sequence ATGCAGAGGAAGGTTGCCCAGAAGGGCAGTGTGACGGTTGCCGCGGTGACGGAAGTGGCGGCGAAGGACATGCGCCCGGCGCTCGGGGTGGGGGCGCTGAGCGCGCGCCAGACGACGGTGGCGCCGCCCCTCATCGAGATGAATCAGGGGGAGGCCGAGCACCGGCAGTTCCCCCGCGCGCAGTTGGCCACGCGCTTCGAGGTCTGGGTGGACGGAGAGGGCGGGCCGCGCTTCTCCGCGAGCCTCACGTCCATCAACGTCAGCGTCAGCGGCGCCTTCCTGGAGAGCACCTTCTACCTGCCGCTGGGCACGGTGCTGGCGGTGCGCTTCTCACTGGAGCCGGGGGCCTCGCCGGTACTGGCTCGCGCGGAAATCGTCCGCGAGGAGCGCGACAACGGGGCCGGCGGCCGCAGCGGCTTCGGCATCCGCTTCCTCGACTTCAGCGGGCAGACGGAGGTGGCGCTGGCGCGCCTCTTCGTGGGCATGCGGCTGCGCGCCTTCGCCGAGGAATACCTCAAGTCCCAGCGCGCGCGTTCACTTCCCAACGAATTGGAGCGCGTGGTGGACGTGCTGGCCGCCTGGGAATTGCTCAAGGCCACCACCTCCGCCGCGGACCCATGGCAGGGCGGGTAG
- the mreC gene encoding rod shape-determining protein MreC — translation MLSLLKRYRRPLTVGVLLLYPLLAFLLSGRKGRDPNPIDRAVIAVTSPVQQALTTTIEGTVAAVRGYLDLRGVRQENDALRLENLQLRAAVQSLGESRAENERLRKLLGYAEAEAGAEIPARVVGVNPVAKLLSVRISSGEKDGVFRGMSVVTPDGIVGQVIRATGGYADVALVTDPQSRVAVRVQRSRARGTAAGTGAGPLKLENMLRTEDVEDGDLIITAGTDGVYPPGVVVGRVTNLEKKEHGMFQGADILPAVDTSKLEEVLVVGSPYSAMAPGSTAEGAQK, via the coding sequence TTGCTGTCGCTCCTCAAGCGGTACCGCCGCCCCCTCACCGTGGGCGTCCTGCTGCTCTACCCGCTCCTCGCTTTCCTGTTGAGCGGGCGGAAGGGCAGGGACCCCAATCCCATCGACCGGGCCGTCATCGCCGTGACGTCGCCCGTCCAGCAGGCGCTCACCACCACCATCGAGGGTACGGTGGCGGCGGTGCGCGGCTATCTGGACCTGCGCGGGGTGCGGCAGGAGAATGACGCGCTGCGGTTGGAGAACCTGCAGCTCCGGGCGGCGGTGCAGTCGCTCGGGGAGTCCCGCGCGGAGAACGAGCGGCTGCGCAAGCTTCTGGGGTACGCGGAGGCGGAAGCGGGCGCGGAGATTCCGGCGCGGGTGGTGGGGGTCAATCCGGTGGCCAAGCTCCTGTCGGTGCGGATCAGCAGTGGTGAGAAGGACGGCGTCTTCCGCGGCATGTCCGTGGTGACGCCGGACGGAATCGTGGGCCAGGTGATTCGTGCCACGGGGGGCTACGCGGACGTGGCGCTGGTGACGGACCCTCAGAGCCGGGTGGCGGTGCGCGTGCAGCGCTCGCGGGCGCGAGGCACGGCGGCCGGCACGGGCGCGGGTCCCCTCAAGCTGGAGAACATGCTGCGCACCGAGGACGTGGAGGACGGCGACCTCATCATCACCGCCGGCACCGACGGCGTCTACCCGCCCGGCGTGGTGGTGGGCCGGGTGACGAACCTGGAGAAGAAGGAGCACGGCATGTTCCAGGGGGCGGACATCCTCCCGGCGGTGGATACGAGCAAGCTGGAAGAGGTGTTGGTGGTTGGCAGCCCGTACAGCGCCATGGCGCCGGGCAGCACCGCGGAGGGCGCGCAGAAATGA
- a CDS encoding Maf family protein: protein MHTNAEQTLLVLASASPRRRELLSQLGLSFTVSAADIDETPHPGEAPEAYVLRLAREKAGAVAGRHPGAWVLAADTTVVLGPELLGKPRDAEEARAMLGRLSGRTHEVHTGVALAGRHAEALVVRTRVTFRSLTPGEIAWYAGTGEPLDKAGAYAVQGKGGFLVAAVDGSPTNVIGLPLGETLALLERAGVPLPWRAAS, encoded by the coding sequence ATGCACACGAACGCGGAGCAAACGTTGCTGGTCCTGGCTTCTGCTTCCCCCCGGCGCAGGGAGTTGCTGTCACAACTGGGGCTCTCTTTTACCGTCTCGGCGGCGGACATCGACGAGACACCCCACCCCGGCGAGGCTCCCGAGGCCTACGTGCTGCGGCTGGCGAGGGAGAAGGCCGGCGCCGTGGCCGGCCGCCACCCCGGCGCGTGGGTGCTGGCCGCGGACACCACCGTGGTGCTGGGGCCGGAGCTGCTGGGCAAGCCCCGCGACGCGGAGGAGGCCAGGGCCATGCTCGGCCGGCTCTCCGGGCGCACGCACGAGGTGCACACGGGCGTGGCGCTGGCGGGCCGGCACGCGGAGGCGCTGGTGGTGCGCACCCGCGTCACCTTCCGCAGCCTCACGCCGGGGGAGATTGCCTGGTACGCGGGCACCGGCGAGCCCCTGGACAAGGCGGGCGCCTACGCCGTGCAGGGCAAGGGCGGCTTCCTGGTGGCGGCGGTGGACGGCAGCCCCACCAACGTCATCGGCCTGCCGCTGGGTGAGACGCTGGCGCTGCTGGAGCGCGCCGGGGTGCCGCTGCCGTGGAGGGCCGCGTCGTGA
- a CDS encoding YggS family pyridoxal phosphate-dependent enzyme — MSGSVAENLAAVRERVARACARAGRPVESVTLVAVSKLKPAALIREAYAAGQRDFGENYAQELRDKAAELADLTDLRWHAIGALQTNKVKYVARVAQSFHALDRLEVARELSKRREGAPALPCYVEVNVGGEATKSGLEPEALGTFLAEARTLPGLQMVGLMSLPPPTDDEARARGYFQALRELARAHGLPGLSMGTTHDFELAISEGASVVRVGTAIFGERT, encoded by the coding sequence GTGAGCGGAAGCGTGGCGGAGAACCTGGCGGCGGTGCGCGAGCGCGTGGCGCGGGCCTGCGCGCGCGCCGGGCGGCCGGTGGAGTCGGTGACGCTGGTGGCGGTGTCCAAGCTGAAGCCCGCGGCGCTCATCCGCGAGGCGTACGCGGCCGGGCAGCGCGACTTCGGGGAGAACTACGCGCAGGAGCTGCGAGACAAGGCCGCGGAGCTGGCGGACCTGACCGACTTGCGCTGGCACGCCATCGGCGCCCTGCAGACGAACAAGGTGAAGTACGTGGCCCGCGTGGCCCAGTCCTTCCACGCACTGGACAGGCTGGAGGTGGCGCGCGAGCTGTCGAAGCGGCGCGAGGGCGCGCCCGCCCTGCCCTGCTACGTGGAGGTCAACGTGGGCGGCGAGGCCACCAAGAGCGGTCTCGAGCCCGAGGCGCTGGGCACCTTCCTCGCTGAGGCGCGCACCCTGCCCGGCCTGCAGATGGTGGGGCTGATGTCGCTGCCGCCGCCCACGGACGACGAGGCTCGGGCGCGCGGCTACTTCCAGGCACTGCGCGAGCTGGCCCGCGCGCACGGGCTGCCCGGCCTGTCCATGGGCACCACGCACGACTTCGAGCTGGCCATCTCCGAGGGGGCCAGCGTGGTCCGCGTGGGCACCGCCATCTTCGGCGAGCGGACGTGA